A region from the Vicia villosa cultivar HV-30 ecotype Madison, WI linkage group LG3, Vvil1.0, whole genome shotgun sequence genome encodes:
- the LOC131660385 gene encoding phenylcoumaran benzylic ether reductase Pyrc5-like has protein sequence MAESNLSKILLIGGTGYIGKFIAEASVKAGHPTFVLTRESTLTDPAKSSIINKFNFGDLYDHQSLVKAIKQVDVVISTLARSHLADQDKIISAIKEAGNVKRFFPSEFGNDVDRSHAIEPAKSAYAIKARIRRAIEAEGIPYTYVLNNFFAAYFLPTLSQFGATAPPRDKVVILGDGIRKAVFNKEEDIAAYTIKAVDDPRTLNKSLYIRPQDNALSFNDLVSLWEKKIGKTLERIYVPEEELLKQIQDSSPPLNMMLSIAHCVYIKGDHTNFEIEAPFGVEATTLYPDVKYTTVDEFLNQFV, from the exons ATGGCAGAGAGTAACCTAAGCAAAATTCTGTTGATCGGCGGCACCGGCTACATCGGAAAGTTCATAGCGGAAGCCAGCGTCAAAGCCGGCCACCCAACCTTCGTTCTAACCCGGGAGTCAACTCTTACCGATCCCGCTAAATCATCCATCATCAACAAATTCAATTTT GGAGATTTATATGATCATCAAAGTTTGGTGAAGGCGATAAAACAAGTTGATGTTGTGATTTCGACTCTGGCTCGCTCTCACCTCGCTGATCAAGATAAAATTATTTCTGCTATCAAAGAAGCAGGAAACGTTAAG AGGTTCTTTCCTTCTGAGTTCGGAAACGATGTGGACCGGAGTCATGCGATTGAACCAGCAAAGAGTGCATACGCCATTAAAGCCAGAATCCGCCGCGCCATTGAGGCCGAAGGCATTCCGTACACTTACGTGTTAAACAACTTCTTTGCTGCTTACTTCCTACCTACTTTGTCACAGTTTGGAGCTACAGCTCCACCAAGAGACAAAGTTGTTATCCTAGGAGATGGAATTCGCAAAG CTGTTTTTAACAAGGAAGAGGATATTGCTGCTTATACAATCAAAGCTGTTGATGATCCAAGAACCTTGAACAAAAGTCTGTACATTCGACCACAAGATAATGCATTGTCTTTTAATGATCTGGTATCACTATGGGAGAAGAAGATCGGTAAAACTCTTGAAAGAATCTATGTCCCCGAGGAAGAGCTACTCAAGCAAATTCAAG aCTCGTCACCTCCGTTAAATATGATGTTGTCGATTGCTCATTGTGTGTATATAAAAGGGGATCATACAAACTTTGAAATCGAGGCACCATTTGGAGTCGAAGCTACAACTCTCTATCCTGATGTTAAATACACGACAGTAGATGAGTTCCTTAATCAATTTGTCTGA
- the LOC131660386 gene encoding glucose-1-phosphate adenylyltransferase large subunit 1-like isoform X1 codes for MASGCVSLKTNTHFLNSKKGSFFGERVNGSLKNSSWVIAQKKIKPAAFSAILTSDDPKGSLFQNLQVPSFLRLRADPKNVISIVLGGGPGTHLYPLTKRAATPAVPVGGCYRLIDIPMSNCINSGINKIFVLTQFNSASLNRHIARTYFGNGVNFGDGFVEVLAATQTPGEAGKKWFQGTADAVRQFTWIFEDAKNINVENVLILAGDHLYRMDYMDLLQSHVDRNADITVSCAAVGDNRASDYGLVKVDDRGNIIQFSEKPKGPDLKAMQVDTSRLGLSPQDASKSPYIASMGVYVFKKDVLLKLLKWRYPTANDFGSEIIPSAIKEHNVQAYYFGDYWEDIGTIKSFYDANLALTEESPKFEFYDPKTPIFTSPGFLPPTKFDNSRVVDAIISHGCFLRDCTIQHSIVGERSRLDYGVELQDTVMMGADYYQTESEIASLLAEGKVPIGIGRNTKIKNCIIDKNAKIGKDVVIANKDGVQEADRSEDGFYIRSGITIIMEKATIEDGTVI; via the exons ATGGCTTCTGGTTGTGTGAGCTTGAAAACCAACACCCATTTTCTAAATTCTAAAAAAGGTTCTTTTTTTGGAGAAAGAGTCAATGGAAGCTTGAAAAACAGTTCATGGGTCATAGCACAGAAGAAGATCAAACCTGCTGCTTTTTCTGCTATTCTTACTTCAGATGACCCCAAAGGTTCCCTG TTTCAGAATTTGCAAGTGCCTTCATTTCTGAGACTAAGGGCTGATCCAAAGAATGTGATTTCCATTGTGTTGGGAGGAGGGCCTGGAACACATCTGTATCCTCTTACCAAACGAGCTGCAACACCTGCG GTTCCTGTTGGAGGATGCTATAGGCTTATAGATATTCCAATGAGTAACTGCATCAATAGTGGGATCAATAAGATATTTGTGCTGACTCAGTTCAACTCTGCTTCGTTAAATCGTCACATCGCTCGAACCTATTTCGGAAATGGTGTCAACTTTGGTGATGGATTTGTGGAG GTTCTGGCGGCGACACAAACACCAGGAGAAGCTGGAAAGAAGTGGTTTCAAGGAACTGCGGATGCTGTGAGACAATTTACCTGGATATTTGAG GATGCCAAGAATATAAACGTCGAGAATGTATTGATCTTGGCGGGAGATCATTTATACCGAATGGATTACATGGACCTTTTGCAG AGTCACGTTGATAGAAATGCCGATATTACAGTTTCGTGTGCTGCTGTTGGTGACAA CCGTGCATCGGATTATGGATTGGTCAAGGTAGACGACAGAGGCAACATCATCCAATTTTCAGAAAAACCGAAAGGCCCTGATCTGAAAGCAATG CAAGTTGATACTTCTCGTCTTGGCTTGTCACCACAAGATGCATCGAAGTCACCATATATTGCCTCTATGGGAGTTTATGTATTCAAGAAAGATGTTTTACTCAAGCTTCTGAAATGGAGGTATCCTACAGCTAATGACTTCGGTTCTGAAATCATTCCTTCAGCTATAAAAGAACATAATGTCCAA GCATATTATTTCGGAGACTATTGGGAAGATATTGGAACGATAAAATCCTTCTACGATGCTAACCTCGCCCTTACTGAAGAG AGTCCAAAGTTCGAGTTTTATGATCCAAAGACACCGATTTTCACATCTCCAGGATTCCTACCACCAACAAAGTTTGACAACTCTCGG GTTGTGGATGCCATTATCTCACATGGATGTTTCCTGAGAGATTGTACAATCCAACACTCCATTGTCGGTGAAAGATCACGTTTAGATTATGGCGTTGAGCTTCAG GACACTGTAATGATGGGAGCGGACTATTACCAAACTGAATCCGAAATCGCTTCTCTACTTGCAGAAGGGAAGGTCCCGATTGGCATTGGAAGGAATACCAAAATCAA GAACTGCATTATTGACAAGAATGCAAAGATCGGGAAAGACGTTGTCATTGCGAACAAAGAC GGCGTTCAAGAAGCAGATAGATCGGAAGATGGTTTCTACATCCGATCCGGAATCACCATCATAATGGAGAAAGCGACGATAGAAGACGGAACTGTCATATAA
- the LOC131660383 gene encoding universal stress protein PHOS32-like isoform X2: METVMEDVEEYNYREVKLPSLIPIVPEPELERETGERRRGRDIVIAIDHGPNSKHAFDWALIHLCRLADTIHLVHAVSDVKNQIVYDLTQGLMEKLAVEAFEVAMVKTVARIVQGEPGKVICNEAERTKPAAVVLGTRGRSLFQSVLQGSVGEYCFHHCKAAPIVIVPGTGS, encoded by the exons ATGGAGACGGTGATGGAAGATGTAGAAGAATACAATTATAGAGAAGTGAAGCTTCCATCGTTGATCCCAATAGTACCTGAACCAGAGCTTGAAAGAGAAACAGGAGagaggagaagaggaagagaTATAGTGATAGCTATAGATCATGGTCCAAACAGTAAACATGCTTTTGATTGGGCTCTTATTCATCTATGTCGACTCGCTGATACCATCCACCTAGTTCATGCTGTTTCTG ATGTGAAGAATCAAATTGTGTATGACTTGACCCAGGGGCTGATGGAGAAATTAGCTGTTGAGGCTTTTGAAGTTGCAATG GTAAAAACAGTAGCTCGGATTGTGCAAGGTGAACCAGGAAAAGTAATTTGCAATGAAGCAGAGAGGACTAAACCTGCAGCTGTTGTTCTTGGAACTAGAGGCAGAAGCCTGTTTCAAAG TGTGCTACAAGGAAGTGTTGGTGAGTACTGCTTTCACCATTGTAAAGCAGCACCTATTGTAATTGTTCCTGGAACAG
- the LOC131657590 gene encoding SNF1-related protein kinase regulatory subunit gamma-1-like, which translates to MQSMQIKEDKDDQHGQVDSASALQQYLDLITITSISGIYNSLVLEIKAGDTIRDAIHMLYEKETFGAAIVDVLDTETSDVRFSDRYIGFISFPNIILWCLEEYENIKEDANDNHSHLKDIEHDDLFSILDQIPQIGQTKVGELAKSFLWEPFFPVHLNDTILHALLLLSKHRLQVLPVIQQPDAPLIGFVTQNALVELLLRSSELEWFDNIANKNLSDFRFEGQEHPRCVFGSQSVADALKLLWQNQTCAVAVVDRQTKKLIGNVRNSDIYNLVKNNDLLRNRRILTVEEFLRTETDITYAEPITENDHGANQTAGNLRLKNSSNQTAGNLRLKNSSKSRMDSPVSNKENDTLKQVMQQMAKTNSSFSFLINGNQQVTGLITVRDIILQFAPPCVNSSIGGGGFFELALEQSKCHISNGTIIRNR; encoded by the exons ATGCAATCCATGCAAATAAAAGAAGATAAAGATGATCAGCACGGGCAGGTTGATTCTGCCTCTGCCCTCCAACAATATCTTGATCTCATAACTATTACCTCAATATCTGGCATATACAATTCACTTG TGTTGGAAATAAAAGCTGGAGACACTATAAGGGATGCAATTCATATGTTGTACGAAAAGGAAACCTTTGGTGCAGCCATTGTTGATGTTTTGGATACTGAAACATCCGATGTAAGATTTTCCGATCGCTATATCGGTTTCATTTCTTTTCCAAACATCATTCTTTGGTGTCTCGAG GAATATGAAAACATAAAGGAAGATGCCAATGACAATCACAGTCACCTTAAAGATATTGAGCATGATGACCTTTTCTCCATCCTAGACCAGATCCCTCAGATTGGCCAAACCAAG GTTGGCGAGTTGGCTAAGTCATTCCTCTGGGAACCATTTTTTCCAGTACACTTGAATGACACGATTCTGCACGCATTGTTACTTCTTTCTAAGCATAGGCTGCAAGTTTTGCCTGTCATACAACAACCAGATGCCCCCCTCATCGGTTTTGTTACCCAG AATGCTCTAGTCGAACTACTTCTTCGATCAAGCGAACTAGAGTGGTTTGATAATATTGCAAACAAGAACTTGTCAGATTTCCG ATTTGAAGGCCAAGAACATCCAAGATGTGTATTTGGGAGCCAATCTGTTGCAGATGCTTTGAAGCTGCTATGGCAGAACCAAACCTGTGCAGTCGCAGTCGTGGACCGACAAACCAAGAAGCTCATTGGTAATGTGAGGAACAGTGACATTTATAATCTTGTAAAGAACAATGATCTCCTTAGAAATAGAAG GATTTTAACTGTTGAGGAATTTCTTCGCACAGAAACCGACATAACATACGCTGAACCAATCACTGAAAATGATCATGGTGCTAATCAAACTGCAGGAAATCTCCGCCTGAAAAACAGCTCCAATCAAACTGCAGGAAATCTCCGCCTGAAAAACAGCTCCAAATCCAGAATGGATTCACCCGTAAGCAACAAGGAAAATGACACGCTGAAGCAAGTAATGCAGCAAATGGCAAAGACTAATAGCAGTTTCAGTTTTCTGATAAATGGTAACCAGCAAGTTACTGGTTTAATAACAGTGAGAGATATAATTCTGCAATTTGCACCTCCATGTGTGAATTCTAGTATAGGTGGAGGTGGATTTTTTGAATTGGCTTTGGAGCAAAGTAAATGTCATATTAGTAACGGAACTATCATTCGTAATCGTTGA
- the LOC131660387 gene encoding uncharacterized protein LOC131660387, translated as MAVSPMNTKSNFHGRSISLPSRPHPLILKCNQHLETLQRSSDETSSSSSVFHKIDGLRDLIECVENLIQLPLTQDALLHDQHQENWVNNLLDGSLRLLDVCSSAKDAVIHTKECTRELQSIIRRRGGGTEVTAEAKKFLTSRKVVKKAISKVLTNLKANTKNCNVLSTKKDHQTEALIKLLQDVEVVTLSTFQTILQYISGTTQSKSNIFGSISKLIQPKRVACSLLTDESEFAQVDVALQCFLFTKTRKLEGINDLQNHLEKTESCIQDLEEGLEFLFRRLIKIRVSLLNILNN; from the coding sequence ATGGCAGTATCTCCTATGAATACAAAATCCAATTTCCATGGCCGCTCAATCAGCTTGCCATCTAGACCACACCCCCTCATTCTTAAATGTAATCAACATTTGGAAACCTTACAAAGGTCTTCCGATGAAACCTCCTCCTCATCGTCAGTTTTCCATAAGATTGATGGCTTGCGAGATTTGATCGAGTGTGTTGAAAATTTGATTCAGCTTCCACTAACACAAGATGCACTTCTCCATGATCAGCATCAAGAAAATTGGGTAAATAACCTATTGGATGGATCCTTAAGGCTATTAGATGTGTGTAGTTCAGCCAAAGATGCTGTAATTCATACAAAAGAATGCACAAGGGAACTTCAATCCATCATTAGAAGAAGAGGAGGCGGAACGGAGGTCACTGCAGAGGCTAAGAAGTTTTTGACATCTAGAAAGGTTGTGAAAAAGGCCATCTCCAAAGTATTGACAAATTTGAAGGCTAATACTAAAAATTGCAATGTCTTGTCTACAAAGAAAGATCATCAAACAGAGGCTTTGATTAAATTATTACAAGATGTTGAAGTAGTTACACTTTCTACATTTCAAACAATACTGCAATATATCTCAGGGACCACACAGTCAAAGTCAAATATCTTCGGTTCCATTTCGAAGCTAATCCAACCCAAAAGAGTTGCTTGCTCACTATTGACAGATGAAAGTGAATTTGCCCAAGTAGATGTAGCATTGCAGTGTTTCTTATTTACCAAGACTAGAAAACTTGAAGGGATCAATGATCTCCAAAACCACTTGGAGAAAACGGAGTCATGCATTCAAGACCTTGAAGAAGGGCTTGAGTTTTTGTTTAGGCGTCTTATTAAAATCAGAGTCTCACTTCTAAATATCCTCAACAATTAG
- the LOC131660383 gene encoding universal stress protein PHOS32-like isoform X1, translated as METVMEDVEEYNYREVKLPSLIPIVPEPELERETGERRRGRDIVIAIDHGPNSKHAFDWALIHLCRLADTIHLVHAVSDVKNQIVYDLTQGLMEKLAVEAFEVAMVKTVARIVQGEPGKVICNEAERTKPAAVVLGTRGRSLFQSVLQGSVGEYCFHHCKAAPIVIVPGTDLGDASIV; from the exons ATGGAGACGGTGATGGAAGATGTAGAAGAATACAATTATAGAGAAGTGAAGCTTCCATCGTTGATCCCAATAGTACCTGAACCAGAGCTTGAAAGAGAAACAGGAGagaggagaagaggaagagaTATAGTGATAGCTATAGATCATGGTCCAAACAGTAAACATGCTTTTGATTGGGCTCTTATTCATCTATGTCGACTCGCTGATACCATCCACCTAGTTCATGCTGTTTCTG ATGTGAAGAATCAAATTGTGTATGACTTGACCCAGGGGCTGATGGAGAAATTAGCTGTTGAGGCTTTTGAAGTTGCAATG GTAAAAACAGTAGCTCGGATTGTGCAAGGTGAACCAGGAAAAGTAATTTGCAATGAAGCAGAGAGGACTAAACCTGCAGCTGTTGTTCTTGGAACTAGAGGCAGAAGCCTGTTTCAAAG TGTGCTACAAGGAAGTGTTGGTGAGTACTGCTTTCACCATTGTAAAGCAGCACCTATTGTAATTGTTCCTGGAACAG ATCTTGGTGATGCATCAATAGTCTAA
- the LOC131660386 gene encoding glucose-1-phosphate adenylyltransferase large subunit 1-like isoform X2 has product MASGCVSLKTNTHFLNSKKGSFFGERVNGSLKNSSWVIAQKKIKPAAFSAILTSDDPKGSLNLQVPSFLRLRADPKNVISIVLGGGPGTHLYPLTKRAATPAVPVGGCYRLIDIPMSNCINSGINKIFVLTQFNSASLNRHIARTYFGNGVNFGDGFVEVLAATQTPGEAGKKWFQGTADAVRQFTWIFEDAKNINVENVLILAGDHLYRMDYMDLLQSHVDRNADITVSCAAVGDNRASDYGLVKVDDRGNIIQFSEKPKGPDLKAMQVDTSRLGLSPQDASKSPYIASMGVYVFKKDVLLKLLKWRYPTANDFGSEIIPSAIKEHNVQAYYFGDYWEDIGTIKSFYDANLALTEESPKFEFYDPKTPIFTSPGFLPPTKFDNSRVVDAIISHGCFLRDCTIQHSIVGERSRLDYGVELQDTVMMGADYYQTESEIASLLAEGKVPIGIGRNTKIKNCIIDKNAKIGKDVVIANKDGVQEADRSEDGFYIRSGITIIMEKATIEDGTVI; this is encoded by the exons ATGGCTTCTGGTTGTGTGAGCTTGAAAACCAACACCCATTTTCTAAATTCTAAAAAAGGTTCTTTTTTTGGAGAAAGAGTCAATGGAAGCTTGAAAAACAGTTCATGGGTCATAGCACAGAAGAAGATCAAACCTGCTGCTTTTTCTGCTATTCTTACTTCAGATGACCCCAAAGGTTCCCTG AATTTGCAAGTGCCTTCATTTCTGAGACTAAGGGCTGATCCAAAGAATGTGATTTCCATTGTGTTGGGAGGAGGGCCTGGAACACATCTGTATCCTCTTACCAAACGAGCTGCAACACCTGCG GTTCCTGTTGGAGGATGCTATAGGCTTATAGATATTCCAATGAGTAACTGCATCAATAGTGGGATCAATAAGATATTTGTGCTGACTCAGTTCAACTCTGCTTCGTTAAATCGTCACATCGCTCGAACCTATTTCGGAAATGGTGTCAACTTTGGTGATGGATTTGTGGAG GTTCTGGCGGCGACACAAACACCAGGAGAAGCTGGAAAGAAGTGGTTTCAAGGAACTGCGGATGCTGTGAGACAATTTACCTGGATATTTGAG GATGCCAAGAATATAAACGTCGAGAATGTATTGATCTTGGCGGGAGATCATTTATACCGAATGGATTACATGGACCTTTTGCAG AGTCACGTTGATAGAAATGCCGATATTACAGTTTCGTGTGCTGCTGTTGGTGACAA CCGTGCATCGGATTATGGATTGGTCAAGGTAGACGACAGAGGCAACATCATCCAATTTTCAGAAAAACCGAAAGGCCCTGATCTGAAAGCAATG CAAGTTGATACTTCTCGTCTTGGCTTGTCACCACAAGATGCATCGAAGTCACCATATATTGCCTCTATGGGAGTTTATGTATTCAAGAAAGATGTTTTACTCAAGCTTCTGAAATGGAGGTATCCTACAGCTAATGACTTCGGTTCTGAAATCATTCCTTCAGCTATAAAAGAACATAATGTCCAA GCATATTATTTCGGAGACTATTGGGAAGATATTGGAACGATAAAATCCTTCTACGATGCTAACCTCGCCCTTACTGAAGAG AGTCCAAAGTTCGAGTTTTATGATCCAAAGACACCGATTTTCACATCTCCAGGATTCCTACCACCAACAAAGTTTGACAACTCTCGG GTTGTGGATGCCATTATCTCACATGGATGTTTCCTGAGAGATTGTACAATCCAACACTCCATTGTCGGTGAAAGATCACGTTTAGATTATGGCGTTGAGCTTCAG GACACTGTAATGATGGGAGCGGACTATTACCAAACTGAATCCGAAATCGCTTCTCTACTTGCAGAAGGGAAGGTCCCGATTGGCATTGGAAGGAATACCAAAATCAA GAACTGCATTATTGACAAGAATGCAAAGATCGGGAAAGACGTTGTCATTGCGAACAAAGAC GGCGTTCAAGAAGCAGATAGATCGGAAGATGGTTTCTACATCCGATCCGGAATCACCATCATAATGGAGAAAGCGACGATAGAAGACGGAACTGTCATATAA